A single window of Candidatus Neomarinimicrobiota bacterium DNA harbors:
- a CDS encoding T9SS type A sorting domain-containing protein: MNRKLFYISITNIIIVYLLLFNGVSNAVAKKAVETDISRPHIYDNFICGTRSDHMLHSKAIKLNALQKSRLRKIQFVPKVTADSDVGDLAIIEDDGSLTLPPSPANPFDLDKKTLLFTPNGSGGYDVTQKAFTFDTNLGTRPPNVGDDTNHEFNLTNGFSFPYFDTTWTNIWVRSNGNVTFGNIGNPDFFDPDDFDLELPMIAAFFTDLDPLVNGGVFVKFSTSKFVVTWNKITEFDQTNSNTIQLTLRSSGTFEISYNGIDIKEPAGVSGTLIVGYNSGNSDPTSIDVDFSAELPAGIKGSSFDVLFELFRPRNTLPQVDYNETVKRFYQTHGDDFDQIVMFTNFASDLGGGFAFHLGVSNAVQGINRETIDNTANWGSTRRLKSFLNMNDINIWITDPAAQFFTDGNSFLSIMAQESGHKWLAFVEFMTDTGASNLMLGRGDAHWNRFAFTESSSLEGNDWVEKSPNNFENASVVNGFSNLDLYLMGYRSPEEVPDFFYISSESNNTIANRSSQSTVNPGVTATGIRTNVTVDDIIAVEGLRTPTRDFSIKDHRQAFILLVEKDSTASAAEISKLQNFIDAWRDYWNVHTDGRGTMSTSLTTNLPVAVLEGTVKDVSTNLPIENMQAELVEKGIKQPVISGGYYTWRALADDLNPPNESFTQVISAYPYFPDTSTITMAFGSSSTKNINLTMLPTGSISGTIIDAISELPVETTVFLSVGSDQIEDFVLETASDSLGFYRFDSLFISLPGVITYKSITLEPGLSDVAVNITDITVNEGNNVINITLNAADLMLVNDDPTGNYIDFYLDALDSLRITYSQWKSMDKGPASTINIDRFGFPVIIWFTGDAGLDAISPAEEDSLIQFLDGGGRLFITGQNVVESLPPASTLLTDYFEVSHGGNNASDIVMRGISGDPVTDGFSLFGIFGGNAAHNQTSPDIFMPTGNASAAIKYGTTGENVSAVSIDNGTYKIFLAGFGMEALVELDPTLTKRHELLSGVLDWFEVRSSIDVKEDLSVALPKQFVLEQNYPNPFNPETSIDYSLFQSAKVKITIFNILGQRVKTLVDRDLSAGKYTVIWNGSAESGRLVASGVYFYRLEAISSSQAGNKVFVDTKKMLFLK, from the coding sequence ATGAACAGAAAATTGTTTTACATTTCAATAACGAATATCATTATAGTCTATCTTTTGCTGTTTAATGGCGTTTCCAATGCTGTCGCAAAAAAAGCCGTAGAAACCGACATCAGCCGACCTCATATTTATGATAATTTTATTTGCGGTACGAGGTCAGATCATATGCTTCACTCAAAGGCGATTAAGCTCAATGCACTGCAAAAATCCCGGCTGAGGAAAATCCAGTTTGTTCCGAAAGTAACCGCGGATAGCGATGTCGGCGACCTGGCTATCATCGAAGACGACGGTTCATTGACCCTTCCGCCCTCACCGGCAAACCCTTTTGATTTAGATAAGAAAACGCTCCTCTTCACTCCTAACGGCAGTGGCGGTTATGATGTCACCCAAAAAGCATTTACATTCGACACAAATTTGGGCACCAGACCTCCTAATGTGGGCGACGATACGAACCATGAATTTAACCTTACCAATGGCTTTTCATTTCCATATTTCGACACTACGTGGACAAATATTTGGGTGCGTTCAAACGGGAATGTCACTTTCGGCAATATCGGTAACCCTGACTTTTTTGATCCAGATGATTTCGATTTGGAGCTGCCTATGATAGCAGCCTTTTTTACGGACCTTGATCCACTCGTCAACGGTGGAGTGTTTGTTAAATTCAGCACCTCTAAATTTGTTGTAACATGGAATAAAATCACTGAATTCGATCAGACGAATTCTAATACGATTCAGCTTACGCTACGCAGCTCCGGCACTTTCGAGATCAGCTATAACGGAATAGACATCAAAGAACCTGCCGGCGTCTCCGGCACCCTCATTGTAGGTTATAATTCAGGAAATAGCGATCCTACTTCGATTGATGTAGATTTCAGCGCTGAACTGCCGGCGGGCATAAAAGGCAGCTCATTTGATGTGTTATTCGAGTTATTCAGACCTCGGAACACTCTCCCGCAGGTGGATTACAATGAAACAGTTAAACGGTTTTATCAAACACACGGCGACGATTTCGATCAAATCGTAATGTTTACAAACTTTGCATCTGATTTAGGCGGTGGATTCGCCTTTCATCTCGGCGTCAGTAATGCAGTGCAGGGAATAAACAGAGAAACAATTGATAACACCGCGAACTGGGGATCAACAAGAAGGCTTAAAAGCTTCCTGAACATGAACGATATTAACATTTGGATTACTGATCCTGCGGCACAGTTTTTCACTGACGGTAACAGCTTTCTTTCTATTATGGCACAGGAATCCGGGCACAAATGGCTCGCATTCGTAGAATTTATGACTGACACCGGCGCAAGTAATTTGATGTTGGGAAGAGGCGATGCGCATTGGAACCGATTTGCATTTACCGAATCGTCCTCATTAGAAGGAAACGATTGGGTTGAAAAATCCCCGAACAATTTTGAGAATGCCTCAGTTGTTAACGGATTCAGCAATCTCGATCTTTATCTGATGGGATACCGCTCCCCTGAGGAAGTACCGGATTTCTTTTATATCAGCAGCGAGTCAAATAACACAATTGCAAACAGGTCTTCTCAGAGCACTGTAAATCCAGGGGTCACGGCAACAGGAATACGAACAAATGTCACCGTTGATGATATAATCGCTGTGGAAGGCTTGAGAACACCAACCCGGGATTTCTCAATAAAAGACCACCGCCAGGCGTTTATATTACTCGTTGAAAAGGACAGTACTGCTTCGGCTGCCGAGATAAGCAAACTTCAGAATTTTATAGACGCGTGGAGAGATTATTGGAACGTTCATACCGACGGTAGAGGAACTATGTCAACGAGTTTAACCACAAACCTTCCTGTTGCCGTTCTTGAGGGTACGGTGAAGGACGTTTCCACAAATTTGCCTATTGAAAATATGCAAGCCGAATTGGTTGAAAAAGGTATAAAACAACCTGTAATTTCAGGAGGCTATTATACATGGCGAGCCCTTGCGGACGATCTCAATCCGCCGAACGAATCATTCACTCAGGTAATATCCGCCTATCCTTATTTTCCTGATACCTCAACTATTACTATGGCGTTTGGCAGCAGTAGCACTAAGAATATAAACCTGACCATGTTACCTACAGGCAGTATATCGGGAACTATAATAGATGCCATATCAGAGTTACCTGTTGAAACTACCGTCTTTTTAAGCGTAGGTAGCGATCAAATTGAAGACTTTGTATTAGAGACCGCTTCTGATTCGCTCGGATTTTACCGATTCGACAGCCTCTTTATATCTCTGCCCGGTGTGATAACTTATAAAAGCATCACTCTTGAACCGGGATTATCGGACGTGGCAGTTAACATCACCGATATAACTGTGAATGAAGGTAACAATGTTATCAATATCACTCTGAATGCCGCTGATCTGATGTTGGTGAATGACGATCCGACAGGAAATTATATAGACTTCTATCTCGATGCTCTTGATTCGCTTCGCATTACATATAGCCAGTGGAAATCAATGGATAAGGGCCCCGCCTCAACAATAAATATCGATCGGTTCGGGTTTCCCGTTATAATTTGGTTCACAGGAGATGCGGGATTAGATGCCATAAGTCCGGCAGAAGAAGATAGTCTGATTCAATTTCTTGACGGCGGGGGAAGACTGTTTATTACAGGACAGAATGTGGTCGAGTCCCTTCCTCCCGCAAGCACGCTTCTCACTGACTACTTTGAAGTCAGTCATGGAGGTAATAACGCAAGTGATATTGTAATGAGAGGGATCTCAGGAGATCCTGTGACAGACGGGTTTTCTCTATTTGGTATTTTCGGCGGCAATGCCGCACACAATCAAACTTCTCCCGACATCTTTATGCCCACCGGTAACGCATCAGCAGCGATTAAATATGGAACTACTGGAGAAAACGTATCCGCTGTTTCTATCGACAACGGCACATACAAGATTTTCCTGGCAGGGTTCGGAATGGAAGCTCTCGTGGAACTAGACCCGACACTTACCAAGCGGCATGAATTACTTTCCGGAGTGCTGGACTGGTTTGAAGTCCGAAGCTCTATTGATGTGAAAGAAGACCTGTCCGTAGCTCTGCCGAAACAATTCGTTCTTGAGCAGAATTATCCTAACCCGTTTAATCCCGAGACTTCGATAGATTATTCTCTTTTTCAGAGCGCGAAAGTTAAAATAACCATTTTCAATATTCTCGGTCAGCGTGTGAAGACGCTTGTGGACAGAGACTTATCAGCCGGAAAATATACCGTCATCTGGAACGGTTCGGCCGAAAGCGGAAGATTGGTCGCGTCGGGAGTTTATTTTTATCGGTTAGAGGCTATCAGCAGCTCTCAGGCAGGCAATAAAGTTTTTGTCGATACTAAGAAGATGCTCTTTTTGAAATAA
- a CDS encoding DUF3098 domain-containing protein, which translates to MVKNLRARRKGSGSDITYGKRNYQFFFGGLAFIILGYVLMWNSEVYSQQALTVSVLLLFVGYLVLLPIAIMYRDVKAQTDQKS; encoded by the coding sequence ATGGTGAAAAATTTAAGAGCAAGAAGAAAGGGTTCCGGAAGTGACATTACCTACGGGAAAAGGAATTACCAGTTTTTCTTCGGAGGGCTGGCATTCATTATTTTGGGATATGTCCTGATGTGGAACTCAGAGGTCTATAGCCAACAAGCGCTAACTGTCTCAGTCCTTCTTCTTTTCGTCGGCTATCTTGTTTTACTCCCCATTGCCATTATGTATAGGGATGTAAAAGCGCAGACTGACCAAAAATCTTAA
- a CDS encoding IS3 family transposase (programmed frameshift), producing the protein MTKRKRRNHASTFKAKVALEALKGEYTLAELAGRYDLHSNQIQRWKNMLTDGAVDLFGTGEKDRKDTEAEIDKLHSKIGQLTMERGFFSQSVRSLSKEERRAMINEDQTLSKTTKCDLFEISRSTLYYKLKRSEPDEQELTLCRLLDELHIKYPWMGSRSLRDQVNRRIDYTVNRKRIQRLMGLMCINAIYSKPNTSKRGKGHKIYPYLLRNLTIDRPNQVYAADITYIPMPMGFVYLMAITDWYSRKVLSWRISISMESDFCVEALKEAIDRYGKPEIFNTDQGSQFTSDDFISVLKDAQIKISMNGKGRWLDNVFIERLWRSLKYEEVYLKAYESVREARRSIRTWMDFYNSERTHQSLDRRTPDEVYFSEFNRNRAA; encoded by the exons ATGACAAAAAGAAAGAGACGTAATCACGCTTCCACATTCAAGGCCAAGGTAGCCCTAGAAGCATTAAAAGGAGAATATACCCTTGCGGAACTTGCCGGCAGATATGATTTGCATTCAAATCAGATCCAACGTTGGAAGAACATGCTCACCGATGGGGCAGTTGATCTGTTTGGCACCGGGGAGAAAGATCGGAAAGACACAGAAGCAGAAATTGATAAACTTCACTCTAAGATCGGTCAGTTGACCATGGAACGAG GATTTTTTAGCCAAAGCGTTCGGTCGCTGAGTAAGGAAGAGCGCAGAGCAATGATAAATGAAGATCAGACACTGTCAAAGACGACCAAGTGTGATCTATTTGAAATCAGCAGATCCACCTTGTACTATAAACTCAAAAGGAGTGAACCGGACGAACAAGAGTTGACCTTGTGCCGGCTGTTGGATGAGCTTCACATAAAGTATCCATGGATGGGTAGCCGTAGTTTAAGGGATCAGGTCAATCGCCGAATCGACTATACAGTCAACCGAAAGAGAATCCAGAGACTCATGGGACTGATGTGTATCAACGCTATATACAGCAAGCCTAATACCAGTAAGCGGGGAAAGGGTCATAAGATCTATCCGTATTTACTTCGAAATCTGACCATTGATCGTCCCAACCAGGTCTATGCTGCTGATATCACTTATATCCCTATGCCTATGGGCTTTGTTTACCTAATGGCTATTACAGACTGGTATAGCCGGAAGGTCTTGAGTTGGCGAATCTCAATCAGTATGGAAAGTGATTTCTGTGTTGAGGCATTGAAAGAAGCGATAGATCGGTATGGTAAACCTGAGATATTCAATACGGATCAAGGATCCCAGTTTACTAGCGATGATTTTATCTCTGTCCTAAAAGATGCTCAGATAAAGATTAGCATGAATGGTAAGGGTCGTTGGTTGGATAACGTATTTATTGAGAGATTATGGCGGAGCTTGAAATATGAGGAAGTTTATTTAAAGGCCTACGAATCAGTAAGAGAGGCAAGAAGATCAATCAGAACATGGATGGACTTTTACAATTCTGAAAGAACTCATCAATCACTTGACAGAAGGACTCCTGATGAGGTATATTTTTCTGAATTTAATAGGAATCGTGCAGCATGA